CCTGGATAAGTGCTTTTTCACTGCAACCTTCCGTGTTTGTAAACGTGCACCTCCGGCCCCACCTTGGGCCGCTGTTGAATTCCGATGGTACGAGAGATTGCTAGTCAGCCGCGATAAAAATTACCATTGTTCTCTGACTCTGCTGTttggttgttgtttttttttctttcttttctctcttaTCCTCTTTCCAGGGTTCATTCATTTCATGGTTGGATCCTCAGAGTCTGGTCAGATGGCCTCAAACGTCTTTGCGTGGCTTTCTTATTTTGTTGTCATCGCCATCCAGTGTCCTCGGTTGGCTTTCCAAAAAGCGCTTCCTGCGTCTACGAACTGATGGCTTTCGAGAGCAAGGCATGAGGACGGCGGCCCTGCCCTCGAATTTCGACATCTAGCATGGGCCCTCACATCCCTTCGGCCCCGGCCACTGCTTTACAAAATGACTCCGGCCCGAACGACTCCTGTTATTTCTTAGCCTCCTGCTTTCAATGTCACGCCAAACTACGAGCAGCAAACGCAAATGGCCCCGATCAACCAATATGCCGAAGGGGTCGAGTACACGGCCGATGACGACATCAGTTCATCCATATTCTAGGCGGATGGCTAGCAAGAAGTGGTTGAAGCTGTGGACGGAGAGTGAGGGAGAAGCCAACACGACCCTGCTTCACACTTGGAACCTTCTGCACCACCATGAACCCGAGAGGCGTGCAGTGCCTGTTCCTCTGGAGATGAAATGCTTCAAACACGCCACAACTGGAAACGTCGAGCAGGCCTGTAAGGGAAACGTGTGACCAGTCGGGGTCAGGTCTCGTCTTTTCCAGCAAGTCCCTGACCACAACTCAGGTTCCAGGGCCAAAAGAATTCGTGGCAGAGCGATTGCCTCTACTATGTCGGCTGTGACGCGGGGTCCCTCTGCATGACCGGGGCTGCTCAGTGGATTTGGAGCATCTTTCCATTCCACAGGATCACTTTGAGAAGCTGGTCAAACTTACAGCCGAGTCGGTCCAGGTTATCAGCATGGCGCTGTTGGTAGGCAATGCCAGAGATAAGCCAGGCTTTCCAAAAAGCCAAAGATGACGCCTCTTTGGTCTCTGAAGTTGGCAGAGAACCGAGCGAGAACGATGGTTCGCTAGAATCCACGTCTGGAGACTCGTTTCTCCTACTGTAAGCTTCTGGGAAGCATCTGCCAGCCCGAGAAAGCCCACAGTAAAAAGAACACCAGACGACACCTATGGAAAGATGTAAGGCGCTTGCGGATATGTGAGGATCTCGATTATGTCATCGGAATCCCTTCCGCACATTTTCGACTTGATGTAACAGCCGCTGTGGAGCTGTGAAGGCACGCTGAAAATACATGGGCTCCTGCATCCGCAAAAGGTTATTCGGGGTGGTATTGATTGTGCTATTGGTGGTGATAATAGTAACAAGTGCAGGTTTGTGCAGCGTAGATTGAAAGGCTGTGTAGAGTGCTCGTTGGCCAAGGTTGATTGCTCGTTAGTCCAGGCCTCCACAAAACACCGGCgcagaaaacaacaaaagccCAGGAATAGTTCCTGGCGTGCGACGGTGATACTGTTGGCATGGATGTCAAGCTGATGTCGAATGGAAGATCTCTTGGCACGGCCAGATGAGCCGCTAGGGCGATTTTCCAACCGATGTGCACCAGGTCAAAAGCTTTCCGAGAGCTATGACCCGGACCTATATGGCGGAGGACCGATAAGGGGTGAGACGGAAAAAGAAGTATCTGGTGGACTAGTTCTCGTACAAGGCGCAAGACAAAGTGGAGACGAATGTTGTAAAGATGCAAAATGCCAGTGGCAGCCAATCGGGTTCATGATGGATGAGATACCATACAGACAGTGACAGGGATCGACAACTAAAACATGCCACTCCAAGCCAAGCccacaagacaaaaaaacaccatCCTCAGCGCACGCCCCTCCCTCAATGCTCCATCGCATCCTCAAACAGCGCCCTGAGCTGTTCCCTCTCCCTCTCCAGCTCCGTCATGGCCAAGCCCGGCGCGAGCATCAGCACCCTGGCCTGGGGGATCGTGCCCTCGACCAGGCCGTCGACGTGGCTCTGGTCGAAGCCCAAGCCCTTGAGTCCGGCCGGCTGGTCGCCGAGGTCGGCGAGGAACCGGGTGAGGGCGTCGGCCAGGATCTCGCCGGCGCTCTCGCGCTTGGCGTTGCTGACGTCGACGCCGAAGCACTCGGCCGCCTCGAGGTGGCGCTCCGGGTTGGACGCGCCGGTGAAGCGGAAGACGGCGGGCGCCGACACGGCCACCGACACGCCGTGCGGGATGATGGGGTGCGCGACCTCGTAGCCCGAGTGCTTGTAGCCTGGGTTCTGGCCGGAGATGGGGTAGGACATGCCTGTGGGTGGGTTGTCTTGTCAGTTGTGTGGACTGAAGGGTTTTTAACAAAAAGGGATGGGTTCGAAAATCCTACCGTGACACAAATGCACACCCGCATTACCGAAGCCGACACCCGCCAACGTGGCAGCCAGCAGCATCTGGTGCTGAGCCTCCGAGTCCTCGGGGTCCCGGACGGCCCTGGGGAGGTACTTGACGGTGGCCTTGAGGGCGTTGAGGGAGAAGATGTCGCTGATGGGGTTGGCGCCCTGGTAGGCGGGGCGGTTGATGGGGTTGGCGGGGCGGGGCGTGCGCTCGGTGTAGGGGATGGCGGTCCAGCTCTCGAGGCTGTGGCAGAGCACGTCGAGGCCGGAGCTGGCCTTGACGGCGGCGGGCATGGTGCGGGTGTTGAGCGGGTCGCAGATGCCCAGCAGCGGCTTCATGTTGCGGTGCGCCACGCCCGTCTTGGCCCGCCTCGACACCAGGTCGAAGATGGCCGTGCCCGTGGTCTCGGACCCCGTGCCTGCCGTCGTCGGGATGGCGATGAGCGGCCTGAGCGCCCGGTCGATTGGCTTGCCGCCCCCCAGCGGCGCGTTGACAAAGTCCAGAAACGCCGCCGACGGGTAGCACGTGTACAGGTTCATGAGCTTGGCCGTGTCGATGACGGACCCGCCGCCCACCGCGAGGAAGACGTCGGGGTTGTAGGGCTTTGCCCAATCGATGGCCTCTTTGATGCTGTGGGGTGTTAGTGGAGCTGTACAGTTGTGAACGCCATTGAAAAGATGAGAGCAGTCGCTAGTTAAGAgcgcaagaagaaaaaaaaaacctacgaGCTGTCCTTGGGCTCAATCTTGACCTTG
This DNA window, taken from Pyricularia oryzae 70-15 chromosome 6, whole genome shotgun sequence, encodes the following:
- a CDS encoding NAD-dependent methanol dehydrogenase, producing the protein MTLGIRIAPSSATRAASLLRTIQYTHPPSCPCHSNPGYHQRGPALTPYQRRLPKRHYATPQEPKEYAFEMAASSIRFGEGVTQEVGMDLKNMAAKRVCVVTDETVDKLYAMQQVRESLDREGINYKVFSKVKIEPKDSSIKEAIDWAKPYNPDVFLAVGGGSVIDTAKLMNLYTCYPSAAFLDFVNAPLGGGKPIDRALRPLIAIPTTAGTGSETTGTAIFDLVSRRAKTGVAHRNMKPLLGICDPLNTRTMPAAVKASSGLDVLCHSLESWTAIPYTERTPRPANPINRPAYQGANPISDIFSLNALKATVKYLPRAVRDPEDSEAQHQMLLAATLAGVGFGNAGVHLCHGMSYPISGQNPGYKHSGYEVAHPIIPHGVSVAVSAPAVFRFTGASNPERHLEAAECFGVDVSNAKRESAGEILADALTRFLADLGDQPAGLKGLGFDQSHVDGLVEGTIPQARVLMLAPGLAMTELEREREQLRALFEDAMEH